AAAGCAATATAACATCTGTTGCTTCTTTCATCTCTCTCCCTCCTGACTGCTTTGGGGAAAGATTGGAGCAACtacattttctctttattttagtttatttcttATCTATTTAAAGGACGCTGTACAGTCTTGTTGCACTTGGAAATATTAGTCCTTTGCAATTCTTTGAAGCTGAATTTGGAGAGAACTCAGATTTTCTAGCCAAACTTTTACTGAAACTATATTCGTGAACTTTAGTTGAACTAGTTTAGTATGCTTCATTATCTGGTAATCGTGCATTTGATTCATCCCTTGAAGAAATATAAATGGTTTTTCCTTGTTTCTCTCTAAGGTTTTCTTCACTGCTTTGGGAACATTGGGGATGCTACGTCGTCTTCATTTTAGTATATTCCAATTGCATGGATTATGGAGGGCATTAGTTGaattttctcatttcatttttgTCTGCTAATGTAGCATTTATGTTTTTTATTTTGTGGTTTAAATTCATTTTACTTTCTTCTTTACTAATGTTATATGTGAAATTCCTTGTAGATCTTTGAGAAAAACCCAACCAAGATCAAGAACTATGGCATTTGGCTGCGTTACCAAAGCCGAACAGGTTACCACAACATGTACAAGGAATATCGTGATACAACTCTCAATGGTGCTGTGGAGCAAATGTACAATGAGATGGCTTCTCGCCACAGAGTCAGGTTTCCTTGCATCCAGATTATCAAGACTGCCACTATCCCTGCTAAGCTATGCAAGAGGGAGAGCACCAAGCAGTTCCACAACTCCAAGATAAAGTTTCCATTGGTGTTCAAGAAGGTTAGACCACCAACTAGAAAGCTCAAGACAACATACAAGGCATCCAGGCCCAACTTATTTATGTAAACTCTATACCCTGATGAATGAGGTGCAGACTGCAGAGAGAGGTGAAAGTTGGTCTATTTCTGGATTACAATTTTTGTAGACTTCCTGTCATTTTTGTTTATTGGATATTGCTTTTATTTGCAAATCTTTAGATTTGTCAGATTTGATATTTGAGGTTAACAAATACCGTTTATGTTTACTTTTAAAGTTGTGGGATGTTTTTGTCATTTTACTGGTTACCATGATCAATGTTTGATGCTTTATTCCATTAGTATAATATTTTTTGTATTTAGGTTGAAGCATCTGCATCCTGTGTTTCTATTGATGTGCTTTGGTGGCCAATATCTCTCTAATTGCTCTTGTGCAAATTGATTGAGCATAGAATATACGGTCTTGTGGTTTGGTAGGTGATGGTCATGGTTCCACTACGATGCCCTTGGTTTGAGGGTTGTTTTATCGTGTGTTCCTCGATATTTCATGGAATATATGCAGTGGCTGAGCTTGAACATTTTCTTTGTTTATTTTGAGGGATCAATTATAAAgataaattttttattgagaacttCTCTCATGGTaattttatgtaaattaaaattagaagACAAATTTATTTATTGGCGTACATATGATATGAAGacttattttattgaaaattagAAAAAGACTATAAaccaataaattataattaaaataattattatgaaatttaGCGAGATAAATGcttattaattagttaattattagaaatataaatagtgaaattTATTTGCTTAACAGAACTTGaataagtaatttttttaaaaaagattaaatttaaaatttataagataATATTCGCCCTTGAATACATGTATGCTCAGCCGATGATATGATAAGTTGCTTTAGCAAGGGAGCCAATTTCGTTGCTGCTAGCTAAGGGTGTGGATATGGtttggttatttttttattatttatttattaaaaactgTTTTTATCGGTAtgcttatataaatataaattattggttaatgacattatatatatatatatatatatatatatatatatatatatatatatatatatatatatatatatatatcgtaattataaagataaataaattaatttaaacaaatttaaggtataattaattaaataaaattatataaatttaaatattattaagaaaattaagctattattaaaaaaaaatataaagaagTAGTGCAGAATAAagtaacattattattattattattattattattattattattattattattattattattattatgataccTAAAACAATGTTAGAAATTGGAAATCAATATTTGTGGTTTCAGCATACAGTTTTTGCTTTCAAAACGCTTGCAGacaattaatgaaaaaataaacgGTAAcatgtttcaattttttttttaaaaggaaaaCAAAAATCACAAACCAAAACATTAACCAAAGGCGCCCTAAGTTTGCTACTGCTCTTCCGCTTGGAGGTCAAGTTCTTTATCAGCCTCGGCCAGGGATGGGTTTTTGTTGCTCCACGATGTTAGTGGAGTGTGTTATAGCCGCAGGATAGTTGTGTAGTTTTTCTTCTTGTTTTAGTTTTGCCTTTTCGATTCTTTTGTctaccaaaaaagaaaaaaagcttTTACAATTTTTGTTGTTCATAACAGTGTTGGGCCTTTTACTTATTTCATCTGCTGAACCGTTTTGTGATAGTTTGTGTCAGGAAATATAAGCTGCTAGAGATTTGCGTCGAACCGTTTGATCACGCTTCTTAGGTGTTGCTTAAatgttgaagttagggttttgcataGTTCTCCGTTCCCAAATTGAATGGGAAATCaaagttattttgatattttaatttaattttatttttttattaaaaattaaattaaaattataataaattaaaaataaattaaaaattaaatttatacatatatttttttattttttttaagatatattatatttttaatataattatatatatataattatgaactaaataaattataatattatattttatttatttatattttttaataattttatttataaatatattaaattattttataatttttaattataaatatagtcTTATACTATATTtatgttaattcataattatatttatattttataattaaatattacataatttataaataattaaaagatatattatatgatatattatatattaataattcaatttaaaacttaaatgttaattcaaGTATGACTTGCTAaagaaataattacataaaattatttcaaaagtCAATAATCAAAACCGTATTAAATTAAATCGAAATTAAAGAACCAATAACCGGAACCATaccaaaattttagtttaattctagTTACTAAACAGATTCAAAATCAAACCGGAACCGTACATCCCTAATTGACGTTTTGTTTTTGGCCACAGGATCTCGTGCTCTTAGATCTGCTTGCAGCTGAATTATATTCATCTTACTCTCTGTTttttaacatgaaatttcatttcattatgcCTGTAGAATTAGAACAAGATCAGCGCAAGAAAATCAACCCAAGAGATTTATTATCCGTCCACCGCCTAAATCAGGCATCAATCGAACAAGGTATCAAGTGGAAAATATTATCAGAGATGCACTGCAATGCAATGTCTGCTTTCGTCTTGGAGAGCAAAATCTCACCAATGAAGTTCGCATCTACTCGGGTAAGAATTGTTCCCCTGAATTTCATTTCGCCGCAAATAAAAagaaatacaaaaataataaaacttGGAGATCATGAAATCATTTGGACTGGATCATCATCTTTAGGTCCTTGAGAAAGGGGTTTGGCATTAGCACAATCTTAGATCATAGTAAAGAACATTGATGGGTGTTATAAATACAGACTTCATTAGATTTGGAGCCAGTGATTTATTAGTGTCTTTCCATATTCCATCCATAGTTCCCTCCCTCTCATGCACTTTTACTTGCGACTTGTTACACTGTTGCTCTGTTATCTGCGACCATTCAGAATATAATTAAACACAAAATTGCATACATGGTTAAGACTCAAGATGGTTACCGCACCACTGTCCACAGATTTTCTTCGTCCCCTAATCAAAATGAAGATGATGGTGACTGCCCACCAAATCTCTTGTTTTCTAATTGAATATAATTCAAGTTAATGATTATCATGGCTTTGCAATCCTTGTAATGATCCCATTTGAGTATCTTTCTAGCAGATTAACAAAAATATTTTACCCTTTATCTCTAAAAAAGTATTCACTTTTCAAGATAGCAGCTAATCTAAACAAACATAAATAAGATTATAATGGTGACCCTTTTTAATTTGAGACCTTTTCTTTTAGAATTTTGCGCAATAATATTTGCCGCTTCACAAAAGAATTATCTGGTGGGATAATATTGAGTATGATATTGATTAATCTTTGCTGGCTAACTTGCTTCTCttttatgattttttattattttgtaatatttaaaattgaaaaatataatCTAATTAAATAACATGACaaaatatttaaaaggaaaaaaaaattataataaaacatAGAGAGCAAAACAATCAGATTCCTGCAAAAATATGGAATAAATGGTTTGTTATAATAAAATGTCGCCCACTGACGAGGCACATTAATTTGAATGATCAAATTGGTCTAAAAGCCACACTTGTCAAACCCCAGTTATAATCATCATGATCAAATGGGACCTGCTCTGCGTAAAGAATGATCATGTTGGCCTTACATGAGTCTCAACTGAAATGATGTGCCTTATATCCGTCACCACTTTGGAAATAACTAAGCGTAGCCTGGCTTCGCACATTGGTTTGGAATATTAATAATGAGCATTTCTTCCCTCAGTTAAAGGCAGTGAATTAgatactatttatttatttttaatagtattagaatcattttaattaatatttaattttttataaatattttatcttTTAAATATTCAATCTTAAGTGTAAGAgtgcatattatattttatattaatttagaatagagatatcattttttttataacGTTTTAAATACTTTTTTTCCTTCATCTAATTTTTAAAAGTGagttaaattttatcaattttcttAAAAGTATCATTTacatgataaattaaattttaaattaccaCTTttccaataaataaataaagcttCAAATATTATCTAGGACAATGTCCATATCTTCAACCTAGCCACAACACTCTTTACAAAGAATATGTACATTCTCCATCATCAATTGAAGAATTGACCATATTGTATTTTGCCAACCCACATTCTCTTTTCTGCAACCAAAAAGCTGCCAATGTCAACCCCACTtcgttgaaaattaaaaaaactattcataatctccacacttttttttttctctggctAATCGCGCTTCTTGTACAAGACTGCAACTTGCTTATAACTAAAAACCATGCTATAGCTAACACTATATATATTAATGTATAGTAGCCTCCCTTTTTTGTATTCATCACTTGCTATCCCACATTCCTCATTCCCCACACAAATTAATATATAGCATTTTTGTTTGCTCATCAATTATCTCAAAAACCTTTGTTAGCTGCCATCCAAGTCCAACAATGTTCTTATGGGTATTTAGTTCTGTCTTTCtataggagagagagagagagagagagagagagagtcaaaTAGGATTTGGTTGCAATTCTTGTTTTTGTTTTAGAGGTTGAAGAatgcaaaattttcatttgcttGCATACTTAGTTATCCTTCTGCCATTTGTTTCTTGCTTATCCCATGAAGATGTCAGGGGTCACAAGAACACAAGAGAATACATTCACCAGGTATTATACTTCAACTTTTATTTCACGTCTTAGGACTTCTACATGTAAGTTTTATCCTTCTTCCTATCACGTATTTATCTTGTTAACGATCGTTAATGTCTAATTAATCAAGTCTTATAATTTACTCTCTGCAGGTAAGTCCTAAGATGAAATCTGACGTTGCTCTTCATGGGGTTCTCTTATGGCTTTCCATGGGGTTCTTAGCGCCTCTTGGGATACTCATTATTAGAATGTCACATAGAGAGAAAGGTGGAAGCAGAAGGAAAGTTTTCTTCTACCTCCATGTGATCTTGCAGGTAAATAATTTAAATCTTGATTCTCTGAGATCTGCAACGCATGCTTCATTTCATTTCTCATCATTCACATCGACCACTCTAAAcactcaaaagaaaaaaaaaaaattaaagagagagaaataaaggggaaaaaaaaaaagctttgaaTGAGTGGTAATTACAGTTAAATTTTCACATATATATAATGTCCTCTGAGAGAGTCAGTAGTTGTGATCATGCAATAGCTTTTGCTAAGTTCAAAATCATATAGCTTACTTTAATGATGATGTCTCTCCAAATTCATTTGTTTCTTTTTCATCTTTGCCTCTTTAATTAGTAGGTTATTATAATTAGTTTCAACAGTAATTCAAATCAGTTTAACCATATTCATCATATGAATACTTCAAAATCAAGAAACTAATTTAAGATTTGTTTGCCATGTTAATATATACACACGCACACGTACATGTGATCCTAATCATTTGCTAATTTATTTTTACCATTTCTTGAGCTTTCAACCTGCAAGAATCATTGCTATGAGTGGCTGTGTATATTTAAACAGTAAGCAAAGCTTGCAAACTCTGGACTGAAATGATTTCTTGGtacttcaaatttttttttaaaaatggttTTGATCTTGCATTCCATTGTTGCCAAAGAAATGCTTATAATATATTTCTTGGATCCTTTCTATATATGATTAACTAGTTTAATTGGCTGCAGGCACTCTCAGTGCTTCTTGTCACATCTGGAGCTATCATGTCCATGAAATCCTTTGAGAATTCATTTGATAACAACCACCAGAGGATAGGTGTAGCTCTATATGGTGTCGTTTGGGTGCAAGCTGTTATTGGATTTCTGAGACCTCATAGGTATCATAAATCACCTTTGATCAGCTCTCCTTCACAACCAAACCCATCTAGTGAATCTTTGTTCCTTTTTTTAAGTTTATagcataaaaattttctttaaaaaacctGCAGAGAGAGTAAAAGAAGAAGCACATGGTACTTTCTGCATTGGATGCTTGGAACAGTAATCACTCTAGTTGGGATCATTAACACCTACACAGGTTTAGAAGCCTACCACAAGAAAATTTCAGCAAATACAAGGATTTGGACTATAATTTTCACTGCCCAGGTCTCTTTCATGGCCTTCTTCTACCTTTTTCAAGACAAATGGGAGTATATGCAAAAGCAAGGAGTGATTTTAGGCAATATTGAGCCAATGATCACACCCACCACCATCACTACTCAAAGTGACACCCAAAAGATGTTAGTGCCTGAACCAAGTGCAAAGAGAAATGCACTGAAGAACCTGTTTgactaattaatatttaattaattaacatgAACTTGTTTGTTTCATTTGTATTTTCTTTACCACTTTGATAATGGGTTTTGCTGGTCATATACTTTTATTTTTTGATGCTTGCACTTCATTGACAGATTCAAAAACTTAAATATAGACGGAGTGCATGCATGAAAAAATGGAGTACATAATTGGCACATCCCTTATATTATTGGGTGTGAATTATCTTCTAGTTTCCCATCTTGATCTAGATATATTCAGTAATGGACATTAGAGAAGGAACACTTAAGCATTTATCTGTATATGATATTGAATGAGTCGGTAATGAGAAATGTGTTGTAATTTGTGATGTATGTGTATTTATCACTCATTTATGATGAGTTCATATAAGATATTgtgtgattttaattttttttgttttttttttatatttcataatttttttaataaaattaattttaattgagactTAAATTTGAGGATtcacaattttaaaaataattttgatattaattAACTTGTTTATATGCTGACCCACGGTTATGGTGAGCCGGCTTTaccaaaatattttttaaatttaatatattaattattaaccaAACTCCTTTAACAAAAAACAAtttaaagttttaataatttttatatttatttaaattattaaaaaatttaattttaatgattaaatttattaatgTCTCTAAAAGTTTTCTTTCAAATTTGAAAATAATAGTTTtgctaaatttaatatttaaaattagttttaacattacttatgaaaataaattaaattttagagcatatttaatttttttagcatAAAAATTTGTCTCTATTTATTTTGCTACTGTAGAatcaaaatttttagttattatttattataataattataaattattattttaaaatattaattaattaaaaaaatctctatttataattttttttatcaacatCAACTTTTTAATGCAGAAACAATGAGCATTGCAAAATGATTCTCCGTACACTTAAACTCTTAATAGAGTATTTTTATAAAGTTAACATTTTTAATATTCTAATTAACTCTTAATTTCTTGAACAGTAAGTTCAATAATCATatgatataattatttatttttaattgaacattaaatttaaagaaaatgcatatatcattttaaattaatgacatttatcaattaaaaataatttctctCTACtgcttattattatatattaaaaaaatttactataaatttattttaaaataattttcgtgacataaaaaaataatacactctttttttaatatgttatgtataataataaaagtaaattaataattaaaatttaactttttacatttaattaattctatgTCCCTCCCTGCTCGTCTAAACTTCTCATCAGCTTATTAGTATTTTATGAAAAGCTTCTCAGCTTATTAGTTTGTATTTTCATGAATTAGGTTGCAGATGATTATtagtaataattttatattaataaatttaaaaaatgtatTTTCATAAACTGTTAGTGGAGGGAACAATTCTCTCTCTAATCAGTCCGAGGAAAACAAGAATCTGATCAAGCTCGAAATCAGGGGTATATTTGTCATTGTGACTGAACTTGTATCATCCTTATCTTCTACATGTGCTCACCAGCTACCAAGGTGATCCACTCGATTGAGCAAAACCTTTGCAGACTAGAGTTAATGGCTTCGCACGGTCACCATACCCACGACTACCATCACCACGATCATGACAATGACCACCATCACCATACCCATGAGTAATTTCTTCCAAATTTCCTAATTCCTTTCTCGTTTCTGCTTTTCTATTTATGGGTGTTGAACCCactgtttgtttgtttgtttgtcaATGGTGGAACAGTCAAACGACGTCGTGGGTAGGCCCAGAAGGAAGAGTGTATCACAGCCACGATGGGTTAGCGCCTCACTCTCATGAACCCATTTACTCTCCTGGCTACTTCAGCAGAAGAGCTCCACCAATCCTCACTAGGGATTTCAATGAAAGAGCTTTCACTGTTGGTATTGGTGGTCCTGTTGGTACTGGGTAGGTTTCTCCTTTTTCaatttcccttttctcttctgcTTCATTTTGCAATGCTACTGATGTTATCGGTTACATCATTGTATTGTCTGCAATTGTTCTTCTTTTGGAAAGTATTTAATTCATGTTGCTAGTTTGCAAACCGCTTCTATCATTATGTTCATTCAATTCAATGAAGAGATTTTCTAATTTTTCAGGTTCTAATGTGTTGTCCCAAGATTAGGAATTTCTAGCTTTTTGtttgacattttttttttcttaacaatGACACAACAACTCATGATCATGGATAAATTTAAGGAATTACAGGAATGTGTACTTTATGCCTTGTTTCTGCTTTTCCTCCTCCTGGTTTTCTTGCAGAATTCGCTTGTCTATTTCGTAATCTGCATTATTGCCCTAAATCTCAATAACCCATTCTGATGAAATGCTATTTTACACTGTGCAGGAAAACCGCTTTAATGTTGGCTATATGCAAATTCTTGCGGGACAAGTACAGTCTTGGTGCAGTAAGTGCCATCCCAAAGAAATTATTGGGGTTGATTTAGCTGATCAATTTTTATCTTTCTCATCCAATCTTCAAAATGTCTTTTCCTACAAGTTGCTTGAGGATAGGCTTTACTAAAAACCACCACCATTCTCCTTGCATCAGAATGGCAGATGGAGTATATCTTAATTCATGAAACAATTTGCACCTGCTAAAAAGATAATGAAAATCTTAACACACTCATAAGCAAGAATTGCATGGTTTATTATCATCTATGAATGTGTTCTTTTCTTTAATATTACTTGTTTTAAGTTCATGGCAAGTAGCTTGAGAGCGAAATTGTTTTTCAGGTGACTAATGATATATTCACAAAGGAGGATGGTGAATTCTTGATTAAGCATGGAGCACTACCTGAAGAAAGGATACGAGCTGTGGAAACTGGAGGCTGTCCTCATGCTGCAATTCGTGAAGATATCAGCATTAACCTTGGCCCTCTTGAGGAGCTTTCCAAATTATTCAAAGCAGACTTACTACTTTGTGAATCTGGTGGAGGTAAATTGCTACTAGATGCCTTTCATTATGCATATTTCATAAGTGGGTGAATGCCCTTTGATCATAACTGAGTTAAGGTTGGTATTTTGCATGACACTTCACTATAATTGTCAGCAGTTGGGAAAAATGTGAAGTTAATGGTAAAGAATTTTGGCACCCATTTTTCTCAAATAACCCACAATAAATTTGACTAAGATGAGCAAATATCtgttagaaatttaagtttttataatTCTGATATCTATCAAAGAAGTTTCATCTTCTGCTTTAATTTGTTTGGTGCAGATAATTTAGCTGCCAACTTTAGCAGGGAATTGGCTGACTATATCATATATATAATAGATGTATCTGGTGGTGATAAAATTCCTCGGAAGGGTGGCCCTGGCATTACCCAAGCGGATCTTCTTGTATGTTTTTCCACTCTCCCGCTGTTGATATTCTTGTATCAAAGTCTGATGTCAAATCACATTGACCAGTTTCAAAAATATATTTACCATGAAGTCTGATTCATTTGTCTATGATTCTAGGTTATAAATAAGACTGACCTTGCACCGGCAGTTGGAGCTGACTTGGCAGTCATGGAGCGTGATGCACTTAGAATTCGGGATGGTGGGCCATTTGTCTTTGCTCAGGTGCGTTTGATACACTGTTCATTTTTAATGGCATTTGATTATCAGGAACATGCCATAGTTTGTCATCTGTTGTTTTGTAAGGTACACAACTACATAATTTGTTCTCTAAATGAGCTTTATCATAGGGATGACTTTTTCATAGGGGGGCaacaaatgaaattaaaagtttcAGGAGAAATTTCATCAGGAGTGTCCATGTGTTGGCCTTTAAGATTGTGCACCCAAACTAAAAATTTGTTGacaaattttttaacaaaatcACTAATTGACTTTTGGGGAGACACTTGCTCTTCTACATAATTTTTGTTCTTCTACATAATATGTGTAGATTAAGCATGGACTTGGTGTAGAGGAAATTGTGAACCATATTTTACAAGCCTGGGAAGGAGCAACTGGGAAGAAGCAGCATTGAACTGTGCTTCCAAAATTTGTCTTGGCGTATTGGTTCTTTCAGAAGTGACCTGTATTCTTCAGTAAAGGATTTGCTCTGCTTGGTTCTTTGGAAGTATGAGAAGCAGAAACTTACTTGAATCGGATAGGGAACATGAAAAGTGCATCTGAAGGGGATAAATTATTGTCTTAGTACATATTCAGTTGCCTGTGGAATAGTCTGCTGTACGCTTTTGcttaataaaaatcttgtttagtGTCTGCTCACCCACCTCTCGATCATTATCAGTAAGATTCTTGGTCAATCTACTAATGATTGATGTAACCATTTCGATATACTTTCTGTTTGAACTAAGCACTGCTGAATAGTTTGCATTTTCCCGTGGAAAATTATGATGCTTTAGGAATTTGCCTGAGAAGAAGGGTGTACTTGCTATCACCATCAAATCCTTAGCCTCAGGAATTTGGATATGTTCCATTTTTTTCAAGACAAAGCTCTAGGGTTGTGCTTGTGACCTGTGCTGCTGAGAGTTTGCTTTTCATTCGTGTGTTTTTATACTACACTACGGTACCAGATTGCATTGGGTCTCATAACGGACTCCATGTGAGAACCTCCTATCATCTGCTAAGATGTTGAGTGTGAGCACGACACAACTTCGTCTGGGGCATAGACAGAAATTGATCTTAAGTCTTAACCTTCCTTGTGAACATCTGTATCAAATTCCATTGCAATTGAAGAAATCCAAAATGAGGGCCGAAAAAGCGATTCCCTGCTGGGGTAAACCAAAAACGAACTGTCACATCAAGAATGTTTATTTTCTTTCCCATCAATTGTGGAAAGGATAGACTAAAAAATCTGAAACAAATTTCCATTAAAACCATCGAGCAGAGGTGAGGCACGTATCCTTGCTCACGCATAGGAGAGGTCAATAAATGCAATACTGAATAAATACAATTCGCTTCAGGATGAGTTTGATCACTGGTAATAAAAGTATGCAAGCCATTCTTAAGTTCAATCCAGCTGCACCCTGGTGCCTTCTTCCCATTTTGTTGTCTCATTGTATGTCTTACATCCAACACTTCTTCATATCGACCAGCAGTTACATAAAAATTTGACATCAATAAATAACTACCACAATGCCCAGGATCAAGCTCAAATACCTACCGTGCTGCAACCTCAGCAAGATCTGCGTTAAAATGGAGCTGACAAGCCGCCAACAGAGCTCTCCATGCAACTGAGTTTCTTTAAATAGACATCGTTTGGGCCAATTTGTAGGCTTCTGCGAGCCGTCCAGCATGACCAAGCATGTCAATAATGCAAGCATATTGCTCTATGGTTGGAGCCACACGATGTTTCAATTTCATTTGCCTGAGAAACTCTTGCTCCTGGATCACGAAACCTGCATGGCTGCAAGCTGACAGGACACCTCAAATGTAAACTCATTGGGCTTGACTCCTGCATCACACATCTGTGAAAACAGACCTAAGGCTTCATTGCTGTAACCATGCATACCATAGCCCATGATCATTATGTTCCATGATGCCACATCCTTAGAGATCATTGTATTAAAAACCAAGTGAGCATCCCTTATACTCCCACATTTTGCATACATGTCCAAGATGGCATTATTCAGTAGAACATTATTGACATCTCTGCCCTTTCCATCTTTTGCCAACTCATTTGCAATCATATAGCGATGAATCTCTCTGCCAGGCATCAATGCAGCCACATGAGAACAAGCTGTGGTAGAATTGTAACTGAAAATCCTAGTGAAATTTGGAGTgacttttttaaaattttttcaaaattatagcggagactaaataatttattgacttaaaaaaatttaaataatatatttttaaaaataaaaaataattaattaattttattaaaatataagaattaaatgttaattttcACTGCTTAAAATCAGAGTACTCTCTTCATCTCATTTCaaatgtttttaaaaatttttatataaaaattaaagaaaagattaaataacttcatttatactaaaaaaaaatttaataattgattaaaatattattatatgtaaTTAAGATAGAGAAAGTGGATAAAAAGAAAGGATAAATTCATTTAGAATAATAACAAATAAGTAAGGTtgaagttgaaaaaaaaattaatatttctttaattacttgaaaaggtaaataaaatagg
The Hevea brasiliensis isolate MT/VB/25A 57/8 chromosome 18, ASM3005281v1, whole genome shotgun sequence genome window above contains:
- the LOC110642131 gene encoding urease accessory protein G — its product is MCSPATKVIHSIEQNLCRLELMASHGHHTHDYHHHDHDNDHHHHTHDQTTSWVGPEGRVYHSHDGLAPHSHEPIYSPGYFSRRAPPILTRDFNERAFTVGIGGPVGTGKTALMLAICKFLRDKYSLGAVTNDIFTKEDGEFLIKHGALPEERIRAVETGGCPHAAIREDISINLGPLEELSKLFKADLLLCESGGDNLAANFSRELADYIIYIIDVSGGDKIPRKGGPGITQADLLVINKTDLAPAVGADLAVMERDALRIRDGGPFVFAQIKHGLGVEEIVNHILQAWEGATGKKQH
- the LOC110642132 gene encoding cytochrome b561 domain-containing protein At4g18260 isoform X1, which codes for MQNFHLLAYLVILLPFVSCLSHEDVRGHKNTREYIHQVSPKMKSDVALHGVLLWLSMGFLAPLGILIIRMSHREKGGSRRKVFFYLHVILQALSVLLVTSGAIMSMKSFENSFDNNHQRIGVALYGVVWVQAVIGFLRPHRESKRRSTWYFLHWMLGTVITLVGIINTYTGLEAYHKKISANTRIWTIIFTAQVSFMAFFYLFQDKWEYMQKQGVILGNIEPMITPTTITTQSDTQKMLVPEPSAKRNALKNLFD
- the LOC110642129 gene encoding 60S ribosomal protein L18a isoform X1, with protein sequence MVTYRFHQYQVVGRGLPTETDEHPKIYRMKLWATNEVRAKSKFWYFLRKLKKVKKSNGQVLAINEIFEKNPTKIKNYGIWLRYQSRTGYHNMYKEYRDTTLNGAVEQMYNEMASRHRVRFPCIQIIKTATIPAKLCKRESTKQFHNSKIKFPLVFKKVRPPTRKLKTTYKASRPNLFM
- the LOC110642132 gene encoding cytochrome b561 domain-containing protein At4g18260 isoform X2, translating into MKSDVALHGVLLWLSMGFLAPLGILIIRMSHREKGGSRRKVFFYLHVILQALSVLLVTSGAIMSMKSFENSFDNNHQRIGVALYGVVWVQAVIGFLRPHRESKRRSTWYFLHWMLGTVITLVGIINTYTGLEAYHKKISANTRIWTIIFTAQVSFMAFFYLFQDKWEYMQKQGVILGNIEPMITPTTITTQSDTQKMLVPEPSAKRNALKNLFD